ACCGCTCGGATGAGTCCGGAACTACCGAAAACTTTGTGGACTACCTCTCTGCCGCAGCACCGAAAACCTGGACCTATGAAGTCTCCGGCGACTGGCCAACCGACATTCAGTCCGAGAACGCCAAGGGCACCTCGGGCGTCATCTCTACGACCACCGCTACCGACGGTGCCATCACCTACGCGGATGCTTCAGCGGTAGGAAATCTCGGCCAGGTCAAGGTCAAAGTCGGCGAAGAGTACGTTGCCCTGAACTCGGAGGCAGCGGCGAAGGCTGTAGAGGTCGCAACGCCAGTCGAAGGACGCTCGGACCTGGATATGTCACTGGACCTGAAGCGCGACACCACCGAGTCAGGTGCTTACCCCATCGTGCTCATCAGCTACCACCTCTACTGCACACAGTACGAGGACCAGTCAACAGTGGACCTCGTGAAGGCATTTGGCAGCTACGTCATCAGCGAAGAGGGCCAGGCCGACGCCGCTGATTCAGCCGGCAACGCGCCCATTTCAGATAGTCTGCGAGAAGATGCCCAGAAGGCTATCGACTCCATCAAGGCGTCCTCTTAACAGCACCGCTGGCCGTCATGTTGCCATCGCGGGATCAACCGTGAAAACTGGCAACAGAGTCGCATCCGTCAGATCAACCGCCCGAAGGGTCAGTAAGTGTCGTCCAACACGTTGAACAGCTCAGGCGGGGGAGGCCGCACTGGAGATCGCATATTCTCCGGTGCATCGCTCCTCGCAGGGTGCCTTATCCTCGCTGTGCTGTTCAGTGTGGCGGTCTTTTTGCTCGTTCAGGCGCTACCGACCTTCAGCGCGGATCCCGAACTGGTGACAGGTGGCGAGGGGTTCTTCAACTACATCTTCCCCATTGTCATCGGAACGGTAATCGCCGCCGGGATCGCGATCCTGCTGGCAACACCGGTGGGTATTGGAGTGGCATTGTTCATCTCCCACTACGCTCCGCGCAGACTGTCTCAGGGCCTTGGCTACGTCATCGACCTGCTTGCAGCCATCCCATCCGTTGTCTATGGGGCGTGGGGCTACGCGGTGCTAGCGCCTGAACTGGCGAAAATCTATGACACCCTGGCGCGTACAGCGGGTTGGATCCCCATCTTTGAAGGACCCGCAAGCCAAACGGGGAAAACCATGCTGACCGCAGGGATAGTCCTCGCAGTCATGGTTCTGCCCATCATCACTTCCCTGAGCAGAGAGATCTTTCTGCAGGCACCCAAACTTCATGAAGAGGCGGCGCTGGCGCTCGGAGCCACCCGGTGGGAAACCATCCGGATGGCTGTTATACCGTTTGCGCGTCCCGGAATCATCAGTGCCGTCATGCTGGGCCTTGGACGCGCGCTCGGTGAAACCATGGCCGTGGCTCTGGTCCTGTCCTCGGGCCCGTTGATGGCATCCCTCATCAAATCCGGCAACCAGACCATCGCTGCGGAAATCGCCCTCAACTTTCCCGAGGCCTTTGGACTGCGGCTCAGTGAGCTCATTGCCGCGGGCCTGGTCCTGTTTGTCATCACCCTTGCGGTCAACATGGTGGCCCGCTGGGTCATCAGCCGCCACAAAGAATTCTCGGGAGCCAACTGATGAGCACCCCCACCCTCAGCCGGACCAAGTCATCCCTCACCAAGAATCAGCTTCCGGGTTACGCCATCTGGGCTATCCTGGCGGGCGCCGTCGTACTGGGCGCCGCGGCCTCCAGCGCCCTCGGATTCTCCATAGCTACCTTCGCAGTATTCACCGCGGTGTTCTTCGTCGTTGGCGGATGGTCGGTCACATCAGTGGTGGAGGGCCCCCGTAAGGGCCGCGACAGACTAGCCACCTACCTGATGTACGGGG
This region of Arthrobacter roseus genomic DNA includes:
- the pstC gene encoding phosphate ABC transporter permease subunit PstC, which encodes MSSNTLNSSGGGGRTGDRIFSGASLLAGCLILAVLFSVAVFLLVQALPTFSADPELVTGGEGFFNYIFPIVIGTVIAAGIAILLATPVGIGVALFISHYAPRRLSQGLGYVIDLLAAIPSVVYGAWGYAVLAPELAKIYDTLARTAGWIPIFEGPASQTGKTMLTAGIVLAVMVLPIITSLSREIFLQAPKLHEEAALALGATRWETIRMAVIPFARPGIISAVMLGLGRALGETMAVALVLSSGPLMASLIKSGNQTIAAEIALNFPEAFGLRLSELIAAGLVLFVITLAVNMVARWVISRHKEFSGAN
- the pstS gene encoding phosphate ABC transporter substrate-binding protein PstS gives rise to the protein MKALRFYRSAALISVAALALTACGSDNATQTDAGAEGNTAAAASSVSGTLTGIGASSQKAAMEAWKVGFEELNPESKVQYSPDGSGAGRKAFLSGGAQFAGSDAYLKDEEMEAAKEVCGPDGALNIPAYISPIAVAFNLGDVKELNLDAATIAKIFTGEIKKWNDPAIAAQNEGTELPDTTITVVHRSDESGTTENFVDYLSAAAPKTWTYEVSGDWPTDIQSENAKGTSGVISTTTATDGAITYADASAVGNLGQVKVKVGEEYVALNSEAAAKAVEVATPVEGRSDLDMSLDLKRDTTESGAYPIVLISYHLYCTQYEDQSTVDLVKAFGSYVISEEGQADAADSAGNAPISDSLREDAQKAIDSIKASS